The nucleotide sequence CATGATGTATCAGATATTACAAGGGCTAGCTTTTATCCACAAACACGGTAAGTTTGATACTGGAGTTTTAACTATATAGTGCTCTTCTAAGAAAAGAAGATACTGCACAGTAATAGcatgaataaaaaatatctaGCAAAGTCTATCAATTATctctaataaaattatttccatctGCTTCAAGTATGGTGCATTTTTTAAACCATATCTGaagttacattttatttttctataagcagatattcttcctttttgaaAGCACTGGGTATTGTTCATacactgtttaatattttttcctacagtaGATGCCAGATgaataaacaagcaaaagaagCCTCTATGCTGTGCGTTTCTGTTTCCTCGGAGAGATCTATCTAAGGAGCAATAATACCTTACAGATGGCAGTTTCTCTCATCTTGAGGCATCATAACTAATATGGTGCCCtaagtcataaaaaaaaaaaaaaacttgctaaCTAAGAAATCCAAAGAGTCTCCTCATCAAATACAATTTGGATTTAAATACTTTGAGATGAGACTTTTCTAGCAATTAAAAGCACATTCTAAAAATGAGGTGCTGTGTGctagcaacaaaaacaaaaagcttcacAACACTTACAAAACTTTTAATTATCACGTGTAATGTGTCTGCAAACTGCATTCTGAAATACTGGCATTAAGCtcctttgcatttcaaaatataGTATTTTACTCTCTTGCTTAACTCTCTTTAGTGCTTGTCCGTCACATCACATTGGTATCCCTAAAACTTTCCAAAGACAGTAAAAAGCTCAGAGTGAATTAAGCAGCAGTGTTCCCAGTGATCTGTGATTAGCTTTCATGTACCCTGATAAGGCCTGTTGATGGGTTggagtaaataattttttttacttactcCATTTAGTAttataaaatacacaaaagtTGCTGGTTTTGTGACTTTCTGATCAAGGCCACGTATTGTTTTCTGATTATTAgcatcctctttcccttcctcctttctacatgtaataaatgagaaaattaaaatatattaaaaactgaCACTTCTAAGTTACagtattaatattttgttttgaacataAATATTTGGGAATAACAGGTATGACAAATTTGAACATTTACATTTCACTGTAATAATTTCAGCCAATTATTTACAGTGGTTGCCAGTTTCTGCATACAGAAATTGAATGCTTTACTGCAGTAAGTGAATTTCAATCAAATTGATTTATAACAAATTGTGAGCTCCAGTTAACCAGCAGAACTGATTTGCTCAGCTGCTTAGCTCCTCTCCAGGTATATAGCTGCTTAAGCCACCACTAACCATTGAAAAAACTTTATGTGCCTGCTTTACTAATATTAGCATTTCTGAGCAGAATTgggatatattttaaatgtctgtgcCTGTAAATTGTTGTCACgatgataaataaaatagtgaaaaattgtTCAAGGAATTCCATAAATGAAGCAAGTATCAGATGGTCAATTTGACAAAatagttctgtttgtttgttcttgttgtttttcaaaagatttAATTCTAAATTAGTTGTTATTTGATACTGCTGCAATAGCTAATTCATATTCTACAGCATGTTAATGAATGTTTACATTTGTTAATTTAAGAATCCTTCATGTAATAATTGCTGGAGGGAAAATATGTGTGTTGGGGGTGGGGTTGCCatccttttattttgaatttaaaaaggggaaaaaaaaaatccaaaataatcCTGAAGTAAAATTTGGATGGCTGTTTAAGAAATGGCTCTGGCTGTTTAAGAAATGATGACACAATTATTTACCattcttttctgtctgtttttgtaTAGGATTTTTTCATAGAGACATGAAGCCTGAAAACCTTCTTTGTATTGGTCCAGAACTTGTAAAAATAGCTGATTTTGGTTTGGCTAGAGAGCTAAGATCTCAGCCACCATATACAGATTATGTTTCTACCAGGTGGTAAGTATATCATGAAGTTAATCATTATCTTAATGAATTACCTTTCTCTGCTTACCATTTTAATTTATCTATTGCTTCTTACCATCCTCATAGGTACCGTGCTCCTGAAGTTTTGCTGAGATCGTCTATTTATAGCTCACCTATTGATATGTGGGCAGTAGGCAGCATCATGGCTGAACTATACACACTAAGACCTCTTTTCCCAGGCACAAGTGAAGTAGATGAAATCTTCAAAATTTGCCAGGTATTAGGGACTCCAAAGAAGGTAAGACTTTTAGAAGAACTCATGcaatagtattaaaaaaaaaaaaaagtgaaataaaattattatgaaaCGTTGAATGTTACCTCACTTCCAGAACATACATATCAATAATTGTTTTGGTAAATTTCCCATGGAGTTAAGATTTTCTCAACTGTATGCCTTTCTAGACATCCATTAAGGCATAGAATGCTGGTCTTTTGTTGCATATTAGCATCTGTTTTATATCCTACTATTATGCGTAATCCTGTTCTGCTCTATGATGAAAGCCAGATAAAATTGGTTTGTTCAGTTATTTAAAGCCATGCATGtcaagagaatttaaaaaaaaaattaaatcagtcTCCTAaggcttcattttgttttgcttcagctgatttgttttcctttcctgaaacCTTAATTCTTATAGTCTGGTGCCCAGATTTTGGAGCTTGTGGAATTTATCCTGAATAAGATGAATtatgctttttgtgtttttgaagCATAAAAGAAACACGATCTCAAATAcgaatctgtcatacaataTTCCTAGCAATAAGAAGTAATAGAGGGAAAcgttttttgattattttctgaGAGGGCTAAATAGTTTAAAATCTACAAGGGAGGTTTCGGTAATGCATGTACAAATTTATGCAATTATACTTACTTCAGTTAAAAAGTTTTTAGGAAGTGGATATATGAATGTAAAAGAACTTGTCTTACATAACTAATACTTCCAACAAGTAAGCATCAaggtgtgttgttgttgttctttataCCAACTAATATGCTTGATCCTTTGAATTACAAGTGTTATGAGTTAGTAATTTAATTGAATTAAGATGTTAGAGACATACAGAAACACAGATTAAAATGCTTCATGAAAAGGAGAGTTTGAAAGAGAAGGTAAAggatgtttaaaagaaaatgaattcctAGGAAGTGGTTCAAAACAAGTGCAAAACTAGAACATGAGAAAACCAGCAccacagcatggaaaaaaagtcaagcaaGGATTAGAAAGGAAGCCTTGAAACTAAGGTGTCTGATGAACTGTGAAGAGATGTCAGAATCAATTGGaataaaagaggggaaagaagtTTACCGTTAGAATGTTGagtaagctgaaaaaaaaaaagacaaaataatagAGATATATTTTGGGGAAGCAAATTATGATAGCTAGTGTAAGAGATGACAGAAGTATATCAGCCGTTTGCCCATGGGAGTAAGCAGATGTTTGTGAAATAACTGACTGAACACAGTCTCTAGAACTGGAGAATCATCGGTGTTTTACCAATAAAATATAAAGCGTAACAGCTCCTCTCCTCTACAGGAATTATCAGTGGAGAAgtgaggaacaggaaaaaaaaaaaaaaaccaaaaatagAGTAGGTGTAGCTAGGAACATACAGAGCTTGAAGTGGTGGGAAAACATCCAGGAGAACATACTGAGAAACAGGTGCGAGTTCATGACAGAGCAGAGTGTGAAAGGCCAAAGGTTGAGAGTTATATATGACGTTTTGTGGAAGTGTGGATGTGAAAATTGAGTCTAGAGGATTAAGTGCAAATTGTTAGGTGTAAAACAGTGCTCGCTATGACAGTTGTGCATCAGAAATGATGTGTGATATGTAGGAGTATGTTAAGACTTGAGTTTTCAATCCAAGATGCTAACTTAATTTTCTTAAGCATCTCACAAGTCTAGGATAGTAAGAATAAAGTTTTGATGTACAGTCAGTGTAGCTGCGCAAGAGAACAACACACTAGCTTCTGGAAcgttttcagtgttttcagcaCAAACAAGTTCTTGGCATGCACAGGAGGCTTCCATGGTGTGCAGCTGAGCAGCGTTGAGGTCACTGGTGTGGTTCTGTAACTTTACCAGTAGCTGAACAGAAGCATAGCACGGCTGGTTGCTTGGGGAAGCAGGGAGCATTGCCAGCTGAGTATTTCAGAGGAAACTGTAGCCCCTTCTAAAGACCCTAGGGGTTAGAGATGCTGTAAATCAGCCCTCTAGAATCAGGAAGCTGTACTTAGAGGCTCTGTGCCCCTGTCACCTGTTGGGCAGACTTGGGAATTTTATCTCCTTATGACAATGTTAAGGCATTCTTCAGGGACATCACTACATAAGAAGAGCATTTAAATATTATGAATTTTCACAACAAACAATGCTTTTGTTACTGGTGAAGTGTTTTTTCCGCATTCTGAAAAACACAAGGAGTTACTTTTATAGTATGTTTTTATAGATAAAGTTTCATAAatagttgtggtttttttttccaggtatatattttcatttcttccattAACCTGCAATAAGGAATTACAAGAATTATGCCCAGAAACTGTCTTAATTTCAAATTGCTCTCCTTTTATTGGTTTAAATCCATAATACTATGCTAATGACTtctgttggttggttggtttgcttgttttaatacTGACAGGTAACTACTTCGCTCTGTTTTATAACCCTTTTATAACGTTCCTACAGATATAATTCTGTTACCTAATTCAAGTATCGGTTGTGATGGTGCTCTAAGAATATCCTCTtctaatgaaaatgtaatgacAACCGGAAAAGAAGAtgaatgaaatgcattttcataaGTTGAAGGTGGCAATGGCACTTTAattccaaattcatttttttgagaaattgaaatgttttcttcatttttccattgTACCATTTTCACTCTTGGTACTTCACCAGTTCAACACTTAGCCCTTGCTACTGAGTTGtaaattgttccttttttaGTGGGATGTCACCAGCTACAATAAAGCAGAGAgatgcagaggaggaggaaagagttTACCTCCGTTCATTTAAATCAACAGATAATTTTGTGATGGAATAGAATGTCACTTGAAGTCTTGAGACTTATTTTAACCAGATTTGGCTTATAATTACATTTGAGTTCTTTGATTACTGTAGACTGGTAAAAGAACTAAAAACTTGTTGTTGATCTGTGCTACAAGATAAGCAATAGCTAACAAGGTATCTTAAGACCAAACTGTCAAATCAATCCAATTTATGTTTTTAGCAGTGTAACAAGCTTTGTGGATAGAAGAGAAGCAATAATATCATACATTGTCATCAGTATGGCTTCTGATGCTGTTCCTTATAACATTATCAGCAGCATATTTAGACAAACAGCTATACCTATATACTGTATaggtatatatatttgtatatactatatatatacctatatacTGTAGGTATATATGTAAGTATATACTGTAGATATATATGTACCTATATGTGTGAATACCTATTTGGAAGACCTTACTCAGAGAGTAACTTTTAATGGTTCACACTCAAAATGATAGATAGATTGAATAGGACTCTGAGTGGTTCTGcgtataatttaaaaaaaaaaaagtaccaagTGCCTTCTGATAGAATAGGTTTTCCTTATTAAGCTGGCAGGTAGCAGGCTAGGAAGTCTGTTAGATTAGAATTCAGAATTTCTTATAAAATTAGAGATGCAGCttagaaaatattctttaactACATTTAGAGTGGTATACTTGGTCAAGCATAATCAGAGCTGCATAAATATCTGGGGATAACTATCCAGCGAACAATTCTGCAGAAGAGGATATAGGAGATGTATAGTGCATTGTACATCAACAGCTTTTTGTCGCAACAAAGACAAATACCATACCATGTGCAAAGAAAGGAGTACAGTCCACTGATATATGAACTATTCTTTCCATTTCACTTGCAATATGATGCCCAGTTGTAAGTTTTGCCTTTCAAGGAAGAAAATCGGAGTCCGGATAAGAGGAAAAACTTTAGAAGTCAAGACCAGAAGTTCAATTGTTTGGGCTTCTTCAGCCTACACAaaagaagactggaaaaaaaggacaagaaataTAGCTCCTGATTTATAAAAAGGCTGTTCTAGACAGAAAAGTAGGATTCTTTCTTGGTATCCATGGATGATAGCATATTCAGTAATGGTTGTATATTGCTGCAAGAGAAACGTCCATTTTTCTAATCTTGAGGAGATCCAACTACGAAAGACACTGTCTAGAGCAGCTGTTGCTTGCCAGGAACTGGAAGGTTTTTTGAGACTAAACTGTCAGAGAGGGACAAGGGCATGGGTTTGATGATCTCTTGAGATCTTTGATAATCCTACAATTCTGTATTCAAGCAATGCAATTTTCATGCAACTAAGGACTTCAGGTTTTAGTTTTTGAAAGTGAAACactcaaaaagaaaactttttttttaatctagtgGTCATGATTTTTCCTGTTGCAATACTGTCTAGCTGTAATTTAATCATCGACTGTTTTAATGGTGGAAGCAGGTACATTGCGTAGGCTGCATTGTGGCTGCACAACCATGGTCTGCTGGTGCAAGGGCTTCACCTCTAGTATAAAGAGAAATGCATAGAAATCAGCTGTTAGAGCTTATTTCTGTAATAGTTGGGATGTGCATTACTGCTCTTGTTAGTGCTGCATTCTCTTCTTCCGAGAGAGTATGTCCAAGTGTTGTATGCACAATGACAGATCCACCCTTACCtacaggagagcttgaggacaGTCACTGGAGACTGACGCTGCAGTCACTGGTGTCATAGCAATTacaatgaaaaatgcatgtttttcatTGTATAGGAAGGAGCTACGCAGACCATGCATGACTCAAGCTGCAGAAAAGTTAATTTGATCTAATACCTCAAGTGTGCATAGTCttcatccttttatttatttatactgtttttctttccttttaaacagaGTGACTGGCTGGAAGGATACCACCTTGCTTCTACTATGAATTTCCGTTTCCCACAGTGTGTCCCTATAAGCCTAAAAACTCTTATCCCAAATGCAAGCAGTGAAGCCATACAGCTTATGACTGATATGCTGAACTGGAATCCAAAGAAGAGACCTACAGCAAGTCAGGTCTGAGCTTCCTGAATTGTAATTATAAGTCACTTCCCCCACTTGATTTTCATCACTTGTCTGTATGGAGGGGGATACTGAAAGTAAAGCTTTGATTTTGTAAGGCTGCAAATGGAATGCAATATAGAAGAGCTAAGGATTGTTTTTTACTAGGAGATGGGACATAAACCGTACGAAGTGATAAAGAAAGAACTTTGAGAAGAACATACCAGTAGGTCACAGAGGTCACAGGTTTTCtttaagttaatttaaaaaagtatACATATTTCAAAGATGTGTACATTCTACTGATTTTTGAGTATTTATACCTAATGCAATCCTATTTAGAAGGTATAAAAGGACAATGTGGAGAATTTTGTTGGGAAACAAACATAATGCAAGGTATAGGTGGATGTAACGTAAGTGATTCAGAAGTGATTAAGCAGATGGTGCAAAGGAGAACAACCATATCTGTCCACTTTATATAGCGTTTCTATTGTTACAGTCACTGAGATCTGACTGTAGTCTGATGCTATACATCTTTACTCAGAATTCTTGCATGGCACTTTATGAAAGCAAATAACCAGGTTTTGCCCAAGTGAGTTGTCAAGGAAGCAGCTGCAGTAGTTGTGTAATTCACAGGCAAAAGGGAGAGTTTAATGCACATTCATAGAAATGTGTACAAAGGCAGCAATTCTCAAGTGCAGCTGAGGCAAAACATCGCTGAGAACTAACAAAAGAATCCTTTTGGATGATTCAATCCAAAACGGGCAGCGAGAGCATGTTGAGAGCTGGTGTGTTAATAAGGTATGAAAGATAGTTAGCAGGGAAGCATGCAATAAAGCAGTGAGGGTTTTGTATTGTAGTGGAAACtacctgtttttaaaattgaaatttgtTACTGCATGAATGTAGAATGGAGTTGAGTGTAAAATGCACCTCAAAACACAGACTCCAAAAAAtctagaaataaaagaatttttaaaaggacaTGACTGCTCTAACATGTCCAAGTGGATCCATCTTGTTAAGTTAAACAGTGGGAAGCGCTTAAAATGCTGTACTGAGAGCTAGCTATACATAAGATTTAATTATACATCCATCTTGCCTCAGTGCTGAAGAGATTGCTTAATGCTTCAGAAACACACTTAGATTCTTGATGAAATTAGCAAAGtcaattttattaaatataattagtATGTTAtatcttcttctccaggctctgaAGTACCCTTACTTTCAAGTTGGCCAAATGTTAGGACCTCCTCCACAATATCTGGAGAAGCAGACTCCTATTAAGCCAGTGCAGCCAACAGAACCAAAGCCAACTTTACCCAAACTGGAAGCAGTATCCAAGCCAGAACCTCTGTCTTTACCTGATGTACCTGACCAAATGCAGCCACAGCCCCTCTCAAAGGTTAACCACCAGCCACTCCAGCAAATTCAGTTACCTCAGAATACAACTAACCAGCAAGtaccaaaacagcagcagccacaggcacAACCATTTTTTCCGACTATCAGTAAAAACTCATCACCAGTAAGTTGCCTTCAGTAAATACCTAACTTAGACAGGTGATtctattgcaggtttttactgtATTCAACCTGGCCATTCTCTGAAAATTGCTGTACTTTTTATTAGAGAAAATACAGGTTGATAATTCAGGACTAACTAGGGATATAGCTAATTACTTATTAAAATTTTACAGCAAATTGGGAAAATACATTACTTGTAACAACAATTTATATTCTCTTACGATAGCCTTTCCTGACATGCTTCTGCAGTAATGTAGTTACAACAGCTATCATTATTGACCTTTGAGAAACAACTCACAAAAATATTGTTGGTATAcgaaaaagaaatggaaagtgaGAACTTTGGTTGTCTCAAGCAGGAAAATACCTGAGCAAGTATGCTAAAAATAACAGGTATTCCAGAAAATAGTGGAAGGCAAACTACAGT is from Anser cygnoides isolate HZ-2024a breed goose chromosome 2, Taihu_goose_T2T_genome, whole genome shotgun sequence and encodes:
- the MAK gene encoding serine/threonine-protein kinase MAK isoform X5, encoding MNRYTIMKQLGDGTYGSVLMGKSNESGELVAIKRMKRKFYSWDECMNLREVKSLKKLNHANVIKLKEVIRENDHLYFVFEYMKENLYQLMKDRNKLFPESVIRNMMYQILQGLAFIHKHGFFHRDMKPENLLCIGPELVKIADFGLARELRSQPPYTDYVSTRWYRAPEVLLRSSIYSSPIDMWAVGSIMAELYTLRPLFPGTSEVDEIFKICQVLGTPKKSDWLEGYHLASTMNFRFPQCVPISLKTLIPNASSEAIQLMTDMLNWNPKKRPTASQALKYPYFQVGQMLGPPPQYLEKQTPIKPVQPTEPKPTLPKLEAVSKPEPLSLPDVPDQMQPQPLSKVNHQPLQQIQLPQNTTNQQVPKQQQPQAQPFFPTISKNSSPKQAASGPQNGTVGPKSCRRRWGQTLLKAMDSWDDLDNAEFGMSCSKKPSIALLKEKKNKECLFSIPEPNASCCIQPGGENKFLMRSDSGRSNTSAKQYYLRQSRYLPGVNPKSVSLVAVNKEGSHGTWNNQLFSKPLAHFGEGMSFNRNNTAQMVQWLYSL
- the MAK gene encoding serine/threonine-protein kinase MAK isoform X6, giving the protein MLYCRFFHRDMKPENLLCIGPELVKIADFGLARELRSQPPYTDYVSTRWYRAPEVLLRSSIYSSPIDMWAVGSIMAELYTLRPLFPGTSEVDEIFKICQVLGTPKKSDWLEGYHLASTMNFRFPQCVPISLKTLIPNASSEAIQLMTDMLNWNPKKRPTASQALKYPYFQVGQMLGPPPQYLEKQTPIKPVQPTEPKPTLPKLEAVSKPEPLSLPDVPDQMQPQPLSKVNHQPLQQIQLPQNTTNQQVPKQQQPQAQPFFPTISKNSSPKQAASGPQNGTVGPKSCRRRWGQTLLKAMDSWDDLDNAEFGMSCSKKPSIALLKEKKNKECLFSIPEPNASCCIQPGGENKFLMRSDSGRSNTSAKQYYLRQSRYLPGVNPKSVSLVAVNKEGSHGTWNNQLFSKPLAHFGEGMSFNRNNTEENLIIPIEKLSCKERLNEKLEDPKGNPDFVGGAAYNPSGGYVPSFHKKEVGSAGQRIQLAPLGPSVSDYSWKNKAAHALPGPTYNSAAKNMNILTRAPTIQPVHGRTDWMAKYGGHR